From the Labeo rohita strain BAU-BD-2019 unplaced genomic scaffold, IGBB_LRoh.1.0 scaffold_244, whole genome shotgun sequence genome, the window TTCctcctcacaattgcaagtatgttttaaattgtattttaattgagcattttgtttcacatttctgtttgttaccatgttgcttttttgtttttagatggAACATGTGACAATAAGGACTTTATTCACCAACAGCCTTTGCTAGTTGCTGAACTGGGAAGCAGTGTGATTATACCCTGCTCTCACTCAGACGACTTTATAAATACTGTTTCATGGTTTAAACATTCTGTTGGCAAGAAACCACTTCTCATAGCATATGCAGAACATAGCTCTGGAAGTGTTACGTATCAAAATGACTTTGACAAGAAAAATCGATTCTTAATCAGAAGTGGAactggctcttttaatttgaccATCATGCACTTGGAAGAATATGACTTTGCAACCTACTATTGTGTTGTGAGTTTTATGAACATTATTAAATTTGGAGAAGGGACAATTCTTCTACATAAAGGTGAGTTAttgacaatatttttaaaatctgagcTTCACCCACAGTCTGACTGCacatgtgtgtgttgttttaatgtatttacagaATGTTACATTTCTTTCAGAAAGTGACGGCATAAGAAGGACTACAGTTCTCCAGCAGCCTGTATTTGACAGACTTCATCCaggagattcagtgactctgCAGTGTTCAGTCATCAGTCAGATCTGTGCTGGACAATACAGCGTCTACTGGTTCAGACATTCATCAGGATATTCTCATCCTGGAATCATTTACACTGATGATAACAGGAGTGATCAGTGTATGGAGAGATCAGAGAATGGCTCGTCTACCCAGAGCTGTGTCTACAGTCTCTCTCAGACTGAACTCAGACCATCTGATACTGGGATTTATTACTGTGCTGTTGCCACATGTGGGAAGATACACTTGGGAAATGGAACTAAGTTGATTATTGAGggtacagatttttttttttttataacatacaGTTATCTTCAGTCTACAAAACTATTAATTActtctttgtatttttgtcagtACATTAGCTCATAAATCTATATAACGATTTCAGATTCTTCAGCTTCGACCTTTCGGAATCCAGTGTTTTTAACCCTGCTCACATTCACCATAATATCCATTATCGTAAACGCATTTCTGGTGATGGTGATTCGCAAGAATTACAAAAcaggtaaatatattaaaataagctTATGGCAAAATTAAATAAGGTACCAATATTCAACACTAAATTACTATTTTGCAATTCAGATcagtataattaatatatttattttattttattaggcaAAGAATCTTCAAAACAACCCAGAAATCAAAGCAATGAGgtaatcaatttttattttccctgttagagaatttaaagaaattcagatgttgctttcataaaatgttttcagaaaCCTATTTCCcacattttcttaaaatcaattaaacaacctattctttaatacattactgttcaaaagtttgatttcagtaacaattttaatatttttgaaagaagtctttttcACTAAGGTTTGTTCAAGTTCAAAAGTatgacatttatttgaaatcttttttttttgttgttgttgttgttacaatGTAAAATTCTCCACTGtccttttgatcagtttaatgtgttcttgctgaaaaaaagagaagaattTCTAAAAtcttttactgaccccaaacttttaaatggtggtGTGTGATAAATATGGTTTAAAGTGGTAGACCTTTATTCAAAAGTGCATGttgcttttaatgaaaatatctgCATATATAGCGCTCAAGGGAACAGCACTTAACAATTAAATGTTTGTATTCTTTGTATGCAGACTGTGGAAACAGATGCCTTAAATTATATTGCCCTGAATTTTTCCAAAAGGCCTGCCACCTCAAAACGATCTTCAGGGAAAACCAGCCAAGAAGGAACTGTCTATTCACAGATCAGATCAAAGCCCCAGTTAAGATAATTACTAATGCTAagaaattgttgttgttttatttatttttctcatttgaaCTGGGTATTATCTGTATTATCTGTACTGTACCCTGTCATATAGGActgatattgtatttttatttgtactgttaatttttttttaatataattttataatttctattcactgtgaatatttttaactgatacttgtacttcttttttttctatgacCCTTCAGTGAAGGGCCTTTACTTAAAAGGTCATCAAGCCGTACAATATATTTGAgattttatatgtatgtgctTCACATTATTGAAAACAATgtcaatgtttgtttttgatctacatcagaacagatttggagaaatgtataattacattactctctcaccaatggattctctgcagtgaatgggtgccgtcagaatggaAGTTCAAACAGCTactaaaagcatcacaataatccacaacacAAGTAGTCCACACATCTCCAGTCcattaaataacataatttttggtgaactattcatttaattgtTCTCTTTATTTGGGTCTGGGTATTTAAAGGGGACACCCGATTCCCATTTTTCACAAGgtggtatgattctttaaggcATTTAGAAACAATCTGTAACATACTTCAGTTAAAATTcttcaatggttgtgtaaaacaacatctttttaCATTGTCAAATACAGCTCTGTTCAAAGCATCTtgatgcatgtctctttaaatgataatgagctactgctcaccccgcccctgccttccgtttttttttttttttttttttttttttggtgtatttggcagtgcattaccatcaaaaacaaaactaattctcgtctgatctcggaagctaagcagggtcgggcctggttagtacttggatgggagaccgcctgggaataccaggtgctgtaagcttttttttcttcactactgtactgatacactggctgaaGGTTTTAAATAGCCCTCTTTTCTACAGCacactggctgaattttaaatagcccTTTTTCACAGCAGCCCTCGCttacggccataccaccctgagcgcgcccgatctcgtctgatctcggaagctaagcagggtcctcggaagctaagcagggtcgggcctggttagtacttggatgggagaccgcctgggaataccaggtgctgtaagcttttggctttttcttcactactgatctGATACACTGGCTGAGTTTGAGTTTTAAATAGCCCACTTTTCACAGCAGTCCTCGCttacggccataccaccctgagcgcgcccgatctcgtctgatctcggaagctaagcagggtcgggcctggttagtacttggatgggagaccgcctgggaataccaggtgctgtaagctttttttttgtaagcttTTACTGTGTAAGCTGATACTactgatacactggctgaattttaaatagccctcttttcacagcagtcctcgcttacggccataccaccctgagcgcgcccgatctcgtctgatctcggaagctaagcagggtcgggcctggttagtacttggatgggagaccgcctgggaataccaggtgctgtaagcttttttcTTCCTACTGGATACACTGgtaccaggtgctgtaagctgCTGTAAGCTTTTCTTCACTACTGTactgatacactggctgaattttaaatagccctcttttcacagcagctctcgcttacggccataccaccctgagcgcgcccgatctcgtctgatctcggaagctaagcagggtcgggcctggttagtacttggatgggagaccgcctgggaataccaggtgctgtcTTTTGATCTCGGAAGCTACTACTactggttagtacttggatggaGACCGCTGGGAAtaccaggttttttttttttcacttcactgtactgatacactggctgaattttaaatagcccTCTTTTTTTAGCAGCCCTCTCGCttacggccataccaccctgagcCACCCTGcgatctcgtctgatctcggaagctaagcagggtcgggcctggttagtacttggatgggagaccgcctgggaataccaggtgctgtaagcttttttttttcttcactactgatctGATACACTGGCTGACCCTTTTTCACAGCTGTaagctttttttcttcactactgatctgatacactggctgaattttaaatagccAGCTTGAGCTTTTTCTTCTCGGACTACTGGGTCaggcctggttagtacttggatgggagaccgcctgggaataccaggtgctggtagtacttggatgggagactttaccaggtgctgtaagcttttttttttcactactgtactgatacactggctgaattggctgaattttaaatagccctcttttcacagcagctctcgcttacggccataccaccctgagctgagcccgatctcgtctgatctcggaagctaagcagggtcgggcctggttagtacttggatgggagaccgcctgggaataccaggtgctgtaagctgCTGTAAGCTAAGctttttcttcactactgtactgatactttttttcactactgactgatacactggctggctgaattttaaatagcccACTTTTCACAGCAGCCCTCGCttacggccataccaccctgagcgcgcccgatctcgtctgatctcggaagctaagcagggtcgggcctggttagtacttggatgggagaccgcctgggaataccaggtgctgtaagcttttttttcttcactactgtactgatacactggctgaattTTGGGAATAgcaggtgctgtaagctttttttCACTACTGTACTGATactggctgaattttaaatagcccTCTTTTCACAGCAGCCACTGGCACACTGGCTGATCttctgatctcggaagctaagccgggtcgggcctggttagtacttggatgggagaccgcctgggaataccaggtgctgtaagcttttttcttcactactgatcAGATACACTGgtaccaggtgctgtaagcttttttcttcactactgatacacactggctgaattttaaatagccctcttttttaaatagcagCCACAGCAGCTTCGCttacggccataccaccctgagcgcgcccgatctcgtctgatctcggaagctaagcagggtcgggcctggttagtacttggatgggagaccgcctgggaataccaggtgctgtaagcttttttctttttttcttcactactgatctgataca encodes:
- the LOC127159683 gene encoding uncharacterized protein LOC127159683, which translates into the protein MKFRVLSTIFLLTIANGTCDNKDFIHQQPLLVAELGSSVIIPCSHSDDFINTVSWFKHSVGKKPLLIAYAEHSSGSVTYQNDFDKKNRFLIRSGTGSFNLTIMHLEEYDFATYYCVVSFMNIIKFGEGTILLHKESDGIRRTTVLQQPVFDRLHPGDSVTLQCSVISQICAGQYSVYWFRHSSGYSHPGIIYTDDNRSDQCMERSENGSSTQSCVYSLSQTELRPSDTGIYYCAVATCGKIHLGNGTKLIIEDSSASTFRNPVFLTLLTFTIISIIVNAFLVMVIRKNYKTGKESSKQPRNQSNETVETDALNYIALNFSKRPATSKRSSGKTSQEGTVYSQIRSKPQLR